gtaaataaagtACGCCCGGGGCGTAGGTTTTTACGCTCAGGGCTGATGGCCAAAATTTTAGGACTTATGTCCTATAGATTTACGCTTTCAATTTGCGCTCTAGAGCATTTTTGGTATGCCTCGAGACTCGCCCTGAAAACGTTTTTGAAAACAGTGACTGGGTCTACCATATTATTCTACATTAGTACTTCCTGTTACTATCTACTATCTATTGTTTTTTACTATATCCGTCATTTCTTATACTCTTGTTACTTCTTCTGGACTGCTTTGAACTATTTTTCCTTGAGCCAAGGGTCTtattggaaacaacctctctacctctgAGTTAGGGGTAAGCTCTGTGTACACTCTACCCACTCCACTTTGTGGGACTACacttggtatgttgttgtttgtaTTGTTGGGACCAAGAGTGATTATTTTTTGCTTTGAAATCTTGGTAATTGTCTCCTGTCTCAAAATTGTATAATGAACATCTCAATGTGCTATACGACAAGTAGAAGCTTGAGTTAATAATTGATATCAGAATATTCAAACCTAAATTTTATGCTACATATAGAAATCTTTTGGGCTCCTTGATAAGAAGATAAAAATCTTTGCCCTAACTCAATCCCAAAAGATCCAAAAAAATAACTCTTGAGATGAACATTGGCCAACATTATATGAAGAGAGAACAACCCATGCACTGTAACACCCTCTGCATTAGGGTGGGGGGTGGGGATTCCATATCGAATCGAaaccaaatttccagattttgatATGCTATTTGGCttaagtttttgaaaaattcgGTATGGTATAAGGTATTTAGGAAAAAATGCAGAGTACCAAGACCGTATCGGAATACATGCTAACTTATACaatacacatacacacatactTAAGATTATAACACTAGTATAGCAGGCCTAATAATTTAGTTCCTTTATTCTTAGATTCTTTAATCCAGTGTTTTTGAGAGCGTGAAGTGGCAAACAATGACAAGGCCCCACTTTGCTTAGAGCGTGAGCCGTGAAGCGAAGTGCTCGCTTCATCAAAGTaaacacaattttttcttttaaaaagaccaaaataattcacacaacacaagaaaacacaaagagaaaaggacaaatagataaaattaaCAAACTCAAAAAATGAAGTAGAATAACTTGAAATGTCAATCAAATTAACGaagtgaaaaaatgaaatagtaGAGCACCTGTGGAAAAAGTAGAGCACATgacaaaaaaagagagaagaaaacaaaaggaaTAGATTCAATTGATTAAATACGgtaatagaaaaaaatagaataatttaaatttcaattataaatCAGCAAAGAAAAACAGGAAaaactaataaagaaaatataagctGAAGAAGTAATGAAGCTGAGAAAActacgtgaagaagagaatgaaAAAGAGCCACTACAACAATGAGTGAAATGAAGAAgagaggagaagaaaaagaagagaaggcCATACTtggagcttgaagaagaagagaagcaCTAAGTTGCAACCAGAGCAGAAGGTTGTCACCCTAATTGCAGTTGCAGAAGAAAGTCACTTTAGAAATAGTACTTCTTCTCCTTAAACTGTCCAGCTTTTTAGACAGAAGGTAAAAGGATACACTTCCTACAGCTTCACACTTTTACCCCTAAAGTGAGCGCTTTTTTCTTGTCGCTGTGCTTCATACCTGTGTAGCGATATACCCCCTGCCTCATGTCTCTTCTTGCTATAAGCGAGGAAGCAGACACATTCTACAACGCTGTTTTAACTTTCCACACCTTTTTCTCGTTACCTGTCTTTTACCAGAAATAGATAGTGTCgttcttatgtcattgtttgatTAATTGCAGATGGAATATTGTGATAATGAGaagttaaattcaaaatttccacttatctttaattttcttttcctcaATGTAAGAGATCCAATCCAGTTTGGATCATTACCACCACTTCAACTGTTTTTGTTTTGCAATTCCTATATGCATTTCAGAACTGATAGTAGTCCAGTTCCAAAGTTCATATATGATTAGGTAGATCTTTCCTCTTAACTTAGTCAAGAAAATGGGTAGCTCCGAAAGACACTTTCTTTAGTGTTTTGTCCAAGATTTATCTCTTaaagacaaaaaagaaattataaatctCTATACAAGCTGAACAATCGAAGTTACCAaaccaaaaagataaaaaataaaaccataCCAAATTTAGTAAGTATTGGTATTGATATAGCATTTCAAGAAACCAAATTCACAAACGGAAAAGTCTAAAAGCCATCCAAACTGGCCAACGAACACCCGTACTCTACATCTGAGTTGCTTGGACTCTCCAGAAATGTTGCCGTACCCACATCGGATACTTCGTGTATACACTATTTTTGAGGATCCGACACGTACCGATCGATATTTTTGAAGATTCCAAGCTACATGTCAATACACGCTAGAGTTGGATATCTGGAACATGATTAAAAGAACATGGCCCCAACGTCCTATACATCAAGGATAGGATGAGCACGGTGTTGATGCTATGAGGGTTAACTTGACCACAAAAATTAACTCATTATATGTAGGTCGTCCACTACAATATAAGGAGACAACAACCCATTTGCTCAACCAATATGGGGCACAATAGCACTCTTTTTAAGTTTAAAGACATTATTCTgtctgtttttgtttttatctcaATATCTAGGCTTCAGTGGCCTGAGGTGTTGTTCATTTGTTTAAGACTACATTTTGTAGCACAACACTCACAAACccttttttgttattgttttattttgggTTGTTTTGTTGTTCTGTTGCAGTGCTGTTCTGGGTGGCATAGCAGGAGATGATGAAACAAACTTTCTGTCCCGAAGTACACTAGTACTAGTATTTGAGGAGGTTCTTAAGAAGTTGACAGTTTTCATGATGGATTCTCCCTTCATATGGGTCAAGGTCATGTGTTCTGTAATACCTGTCAGAGACAATAACACGGAACTGGGATTTGAACCTTCTATGGATGTGAATGAGATGGCCGATTTTGCTTTACAAGTGCTTGATGGTGGCTTTTCTGCATTGAAATGTTTGCATCATGAAGTTGAGCTGCTTTCAGGAATCTTAGCTGCAATATTTGTAATTAAATGGGAATGCAGCATGGCTACTGTCTTCAACAATAAACTTGGTGAAGAATCCACagaaaaaataaagtcaaggtTGGCTTCTTGTGAGCTAGTGCATGCTCTCCATCGCAAAATTTGTAACCAGTTCCTATTTAGTATCAACACAGATAGTCGAAATATCCTGGAAAGCATCTTGGTTCAGACTGTAAGGAGTGCTGTGCTTAAGGATGAAAATATGGATACTGTGGAAGTCACATCCTTATGCTCTCACTGGGTCCTTGAACTTCTTGAATGTCTCTGTCAAGATCAGTTTGAGGAACAAAAGCTGTTAGACAGATTTCTAAGCCAGGATGATTCTTGGCCTGCTTGGGTTGCACCAGATATTAAAGTTGGGAAAGGAGCAGCTTTGGTGAAAACTGAGAGTGCTTCAATTGATGTGAGTTCCCTTCCCGCTTAAGTAATTTATATTGAGCAGTTTTGAGATGATCTTGTGCACCTGCTTTTCTATTCCTTGCTATGTCCTTGTTGGAAAAGAGGGAGTTACAGTGAGGTTTTATTGTTTGACACattcttgtttctttcttttttgatgaagtaaacATATTCTTGTTAACTTTCTCATTCAACGATTTAGTTTTATAACATTTTGTGGCATCTTTTTAGATTTTCCAAGGTGAGTTACATCATGTTATGCATCACATTAGATCTATATTACAAGATCTCATAGTTTTGTACTTAACTTTTTGCAGAACCCAAAAGGTACCAGGTTTGTTGCTCTGATAGACAGGCTTATACCAAAGATGGGGTTTGATAAAATCATTGCTGGTGCTGTTTCTAATACGTCTTCATCTTTAACTGAGGATCATATTAATCAACCTACCTCAACTCTGCAATGTCATTATTCCCGTGCCTGGCTGGCAGCTGAAATCTTGTGCACTTGGAAATGGAATGGCGGCAATGCCTTGTGCTCCTTCTTACCTTATCTCTGTGAATATTTTAATAGTGAATGTTATACTCCTGAGGATGAGTTGTTAGGTTCTATTGTCACCATTTTGCTCGATGGTGCACTTATTCATGGGGGAGTTGCAGAACTGAGTCTTTCAAATTTATCTCCTGTTACACACGTGGAAAATATTCGAGAACCCTTCATGAGAGCTGTTGTATCATTAGTGTCTAAACTTTTTGAAGATGATGTATGGGGAAAAGACAAGGCAGTATTTCTTTTCAATCAGCTTTTGAATAAACTCCATATTGatgaaacaataaatataaattgtttgAGGATACTTCCTTCAGTTATGGACGTAATTGTTAGACCCTTGAGTGTTTCATTTGGCCAAGGCGCTGCAAAATCGCAGTCTGCTTCTTCTGACTGTTGTGAAGTGCAACAGGCTATCATACACTGGCTCCAGCGAACACAATCTTTTCCACCCTTAAATGCATGGCAAACGTCAGAAGGTAAATTACTCCTCTCTACAATGTGTCAATTTTGTAAAGGATTTAAACAACATAAGAAGTAGTCAAATCACTGCCTTGATTAGTAGCAGATATATATGTTGGCTTATGCATCTAATATCTGATTTCTTTTTCCAATCCATTCGACTTAAACATATTTCACAAAATCTGCAACTTATCCGTTGTAAGTGTAATGGAATTTTGTATTTTCAGATATGGAAGATTGGTTTCACCTTGTTATATCCTGCTATCCCGTACGACAAATTGAAGGAGCAAAAGGGCTAAGACCAGAAAGATATGTCAGCTCTACTGAGAGAACGTTACTGTTTGAATTATTTCAGAAGCAGAGAAAGAATTCAGCATTATCTGTTATAAACAAGCTGCCGGTTGTGCAGATTTTGttatcaaaaatgattttggtTGCAGTTGCTTATTGCTGGGAAGACTTCAGTGAGGATGATTGGGAGTTTGTTCTATACCGTTTTAGGTGGTGGATTGAAGCAGCAGTTGTTGTGATGGAGGAAGTTGCTGAGAATGTGAATGGTGTTATTACGGATGGTTCTAGTTGTGAACATTTGCAAGTTATGCTGAAGAGGATCAACGATACCGTTTCAGTGGACTCTTCTCCAATTTTACTCGGAAGCAATGCTCTGATtggattttcttcattttgCAATATAAGTGGTATTGAAGCAAAAGAGCCTGTTGATGTTTCTAATCCCTTGAAAATTGACAGATGGGAGATGGCCAAACACCGAATTAACGAAGCTGTTCTTCGGTTGTTCTTTTCTACTGCTGCTACCCAGGCTTTGGCAAGTTCTTATTGTAGTGAAGCTTCTTTCATTGTAGCATCGTCTATTCTTGATCATTCTCAGTTCTGGGACTTAGTGGCTTCACTTGTTGTCGAGTCCTCTTCAACTGCAAGAGAGAAGGCAGTAAAATCAGTTGAAATCTGGGGCCTAAGTAAAGGGCCAGTTAGTTCTCTGTATGCAATGCTGTTTTCTGCCAAGACACTTCCTTCCCTAAGATGTGCTGCATATATTATTCTTTCAACTGAACCTGTGTCTGACTTATCTTTGTACACTGTCGAGAAGACATGTTCATCTGGTGGAGATGCCTCCAACAACCAAGATACAGACGGTTCTGCTGAAGAAAGTCTCAATCTTAGGGAAGAAGTTTCTTCCATACTGGAAAAGCTACCATATGATGCTCTGCAAATGGACTTGCTTGCATTTGAACGGGTTAgctttttgttcccctctcccTTTGGGTCTTTTTTTTGCTTCTTCAAAGCTAATGGAGAAGCATGGAATAAACCACTTCTGTTTGCTAAATATCCTTAAATTTTTCAGATAAAGGTCTTTCTAGCTTGGTCTTTGTTACTTTCACATGTAGTATCActaccatcatcatcaccccTGAGGGAGAGAATGGTTCAATACATTCAAGAATTTGCTACTTCAACAGTGTTAGATTGCCTTTTCCAGCATATCCCTTTGGAATTTTGTGTACCATCAAGCTTGAAAAAGAAGGATTCAGAACTTCCAGCTTCAGTGTCAGAAGCAGCAAAATGTGCAACCCGTGCCATCACTTCTACTTCTGTATTATTTTGCTTGGAATCGCTTTGGCCTGTCGGACCAGAAAAAGTTGCTTCACT
The nucleotide sequence above comes from Solanum pennellii chromosome 9, SPENNV200. Encoded proteins:
- the LOC107031066 gene encoding E3 ubiquitin-protein ligase listerin isoform X2 — encoded protein: MGRPKGDGARSKSRPSSSSLAASLLPQGSMPVGFGGYMGCSRVDSTEDSPPFLDIDSEVAQHLKRLSRKDPTTKAFEYKKLLLDYNREVRRATHVTMTNLVGVVGRDVAPYLKSLMGPWWFSQFDSAYEVSQAAKRSFQAAFPAQDKRLDVLILYTSEIFRYIEENLKLTPQSMSDKNVASDELEEMHKQVVSSSLLALATLLDVVVTAQSERPVSEAESKRASKAKSVAISCAENLLTTHKLFLEFLKSQSSVIRSATYSVMRSLIKNIPHTIKKTDIIDLADAILGAFRETDPSCHSSMWDVILLFSRKFPESWSSLKIKKSALSRFWHFLRNGCFGSQQVSYPALVLFLDVVPAQAVEAQKFLLEVLQNLWAGRSLSYSSHLDRLALFEAMKECFLFSLKNTDRYSDAADPYRFQQTLADQILLKLLWHEYLFSVSSNNQERVFSSMDFSSGGIQPSHQASRQLNVKVTEGYVQDLGKCIVEILSDIFLLKPDLLLLFCSTFQETCLGVFQETDSSIENGEGVTEFLSVVNQQAVRKGETWPLVYLVGPTLSKSFPLIRTLDSPNAVRFMVAAVSIFSPRKIIQEIFCIEPEGRQFLHVFKETFIPWCLQANSPTTSVRLDLLLSLLDDEYLAEQWASIIMHATNLEELKSVNGIVSSDCLSLLAMLIEKAITRTSNRSTVQVPYAAHWHHHLLDSAAVFVVQAFPPFATSNVSYMRAVLGGIAGDDETNFLSRSTLVLVFEEVLKKLTVFMMDSPFIWVKVMCSVIPVRDNNTELGFEPSMDVNEMADFALQVLDGGFSALKCLHHEVELLSGILAAIFVIKWECSMATVFNNKLGEESTEKIKSRLASCELVHALHRKICNQFLFSINTDSRNILESILVQTVRSAVLKDENMDTVEVTSLCSHWVLELLECLCQDQFEEQKLLDRFLSQDDSWPAWVAPDIKVGKGAALVKTESASIDNPKGTRFVALIDRLIPKMGFDKIIAGAVSNTSSSLTEDHINQPTSTLQCHYSRAWLAAEILCTWKWNGGNALCSFLPYLCEYFNSECYTPEDELLGSIVTILLDGALIHGGVAELSLSNLSPVTHVENIREPFMRAVVSLVSKLFEDDVWGKDKAVFLFNQLLNKLHIDETININCLRILPSVMDVIVRPLSVSFGQGAAKSQSASSDCCEVQQAIIHWLQRTQSFPPLNAWQTSEDMEDWFHLVISCYPVRQIEGAKGLRPERYVSSTERTLLFELFQKQRKNSALSVINKLPVVQILLSKMILVAVAYCWEDFSEDDWEFVLYRFRWWIEAAVVVMEEVAENVNGVITDGSSCEHLQVMLKRINDTVSVDSSPILLGSNALIGFSSFCNISGIEAKEPVDVSNPLKIDRWEMAKHRINEAVLRLFFSTAATQALASSYCSEASFIVASSILDHSQFWDLVASLVVESSSTAREKAVKSVEIWGLSKGPVSSLYAMLFSAKTLPSLRCAAYIILSTEPVSDLSLYTVEKTCSSGGDASNNQDTDGSAEESLNLREEVSSILEKLPYDALQMDLLAFERIKVFLAWSLLLSHVVSLPSSSPLRERMVQYIQEFATSTVLDCLFQHIPLEFCVPSSLKKKDSELPASVSEAAKCATRAITSTSVLFCLESLWPVGPEKVASLAGAIFGLMLCVLPAYVRGWFSDIRDRSTSSAIEFFTRAYCSPPLIMNELSQIKKANFADDNFSVTVSKSASEVVATYTKDETGMDLVIRLPGSYPLRPVDVDCTKSLGISEVKQRKWLMSMMSFLRNQNGALAEAICIWKRNFDKEFEGVEECPICYSVIHTSNHSLPRLACKTCKHKFHSACLYKWFSTSHKSTCPLCQSPF
- the LOC107031066 gene encoding E3 ubiquitin-protein ligase listerin isoform X3; the encoded protein is MGRPKGDGARSKSRPSSSSLAASLLPQGSMPVGFGGYMGCSRVDSTEDSPPFLDIDSEVAQHLKRLSRKDPTTKLKALTSLSQLFQQKTAKEIIPITPQWAFEYKKLLLDYNREVRRATHVTMTNLVGVVGRDVAPYLKSLMGPWWFSQFDSAYEVSQAAKRSFQAAFPAQDKRLDVLILYTSEIFRYIEENLKLTPQSMSDKNVASDELEEMHKQVVSSSLLALATLLDVVVTAQSERPVSEAESKRASKAKSVAISCAENLLTTHKLFLEFLKSQSSVIRSATYSVMRSLIKNIPHTIKKTDIIDLADAILGAFRETDPSCHSSMWDVILLFSRKFPESWSSLKIKKSALSRFWHFLRNGCFGSQQVSYPALVLFLDVVPAQAVEAQKFLLEVLQNLWAGRSLSYSSHLDRLALFEAMKECFLFSLKNTDRYSDAADPYRFQQTLADQILLKLLWHEYLFSVSSNNQERVFSSMDFSSGGIQPSHQASRQLNVKVTEGYVQDLGKCIVEILSDIFLLKPDLLLLFCSTFQETCLGVFQETDSSIENGEGVTEFLSVVNQQAVRKGETWPLVYLVGPTLSKSFPLIRTLDSPNAVRFMVAAVSIFSPRKIIQEIFCIEPEGRQFLHVFKETFIPWCLQANSPTTSVRLDLLLSLLDDEYLAEQWASIIMHATNLEELKSVNGIVSSDCLSLLAMLIEKAITRTSNRSTVQVPYAAHWHHHLLDSAAVFVVQAFPPFATSNVSYMRAVLGGIAGDDETNFLSRSTLVLVFEEVLKKLTVFMMDSPFIWVKVMCSVIPVRDNNTELGFEPSMDVNEMADFALQVLDGGFSALKCLHHEVELLSGILAAIFVIKWECSMATVFNNKLGEESTEKIKSRLASCELVHALHRKICNQFLFSINTDSRNILESILVQTVRSAVLKDENMDTVEVTSLCSHWVLELLECLCQDQFEEQKLLDRFLSQDDSWPAWVAPDIKVGKGAALVKTESASIDNPKGTRFVALIDRLIPKMGFDKIIAGAVSNTSSSLTEDHINQPTSTLQCHYSRAWLAAEILCTWKWNGGNALCSFLPYLCEYFNSECYTPEDELLGSIVTILLDGALIHGGVAELSLSNLSPVTHVENIREPFMRAVVSLVSKLFEDDVWGKDKAVFLFNQLLNKLHIDETININCLRILPSVMDVIVRPLSVSFGQGAAKSQSASSDCCEVQQAIIHWLQRTQSFPPLNAWQTSEDMEDWFHLVISCYPVRQIEGAKGLRPERYVSSTERTLLFELFQKQRKNSALSVINKLPVVQILLSKMILVAVAYCWEDFSEDDWEFVLYRFRWWIEAAVVVMEEVAENVNGVITDGSSCEHLQVMLKRINDTVSVDSSPILLGSNALIGFSSFCNISGIEAKEPVDVSNPLKIDRWEMAKHRINEAVLRLFFSTAATQALASSYCSEASFIVASSILDHSQFWDLVASLVVESSSTAREKAVKSVEIWGLSKGPVSSLYAMLFSAKTLPSLRCAAYIILSTEPVSDLSLYTVEKTCSSGGDASNNQDTDGSAEESLNLREEVSSILEKLPYDALQMDLLAFERIKVFLAWSLLLSHVVSLPSSSPLRERMVQYIQEFATSTVLDCLFQHIPLEFCVPSSLKKKDSELPASVSEAAKCATRAITSTSVLFCLESLWPVGPEKVASLAGAIFGLMLCVLPAYVRGWFSDIRDRSTSSAIEFFTRAYCSPPLIMNELSQGHTFLSVP